The proteins below are encoded in one region of Streptomyces ficellus:
- the dxs gene encoding 1-deoxy-D-xylulose-5-phosphate synthase: protein MTILESIREPRDLKALDGAKLDELADEIREFLVRAVARTGGHLGPNLGVVELTIALHRVFDSPVDRLLWDTGHQAYVHKLLTGRQDFSKLRGKGGLSGYPSREESEHDVIENSHASTALGWADGLAKARDLRGGDEHVVAVIGDGALTGGMAWEALNNIAAAKDRPLIVVVNDNERSYAPTIGGLAGHLSTLRTTDGYERFLEWGKDVLRHTPVIGPPLYGSLHGAKKGFKDFIAPQGMFEDLGLKYVGPVDGHDIAAVEAALRSAKRFHGPVLVHCLTQKGHGYGPALEDEADHFHAVGAMDPLTCEPLTPAAGPSWTSVFGEAIAEIGAERPDVVALTAAMLHPVGLTRFAERFPDRVWDVGIAEQHAAVCAAGLATGGLHPVVAVYATFLNRAFDQLLMDVALHRCGVTFVLDRAGVTGTDGPSHNGMWDLSVLQAVPGLRIAAPRDPAQLRSQLREAVDVRDAPTLVRFPKEQAGPAVPAVGRVGGMDVLRRPDGRPEVLLVAVGVMAAVCLGAAELLAERGIGCTVVDPRWVKPVDERLAPLAATHRLVAVVEDNVRSGGVGWAVGQALRDAGTDVPLRTFGIPEQFLAHAKRGEVLADIGLTPVEIAGRISAALAGKENDA from the coding sequence GTGACGATCCTCGAAAGCATTCGGGAGCCGCGCGACCTCAAGGCGCTGGACGGCGCCAAGCTCGACGAACTGGCCGACGAGATCAGGGAGTTCCTCGTACGGGCCGTCGCCCGCACCGGCGGCCACCTCGGCCCCAACCTGGGCGTCGTCGAACTGACCATCGCCCTGCACCGGGTGTTCGACTCGCCCGTCGACCGCCTCCTGTGGGACACCGGCCACCAGGCCTACGTCCACAAACTGCTCACCGGCCGCCAGGACTTCTCCAAGCTGCGAGGCAAGGGAGGCCTGTCCGGCTACCCCTCGCGCGAGGAGTCCGAGCACGACGTCATCGAGAACTCCCACGCCTCCACCGCCCTCGGCTGGGCCGACGGCCTCGCCAAGGCGCGCGACCTGCGCGGCGGCGACGAGCACGTCGTCGCCGTCATCGGAGACGGCGCCCTCACCGGCGGCATGGCCTGGGAGGCCCTCAACAACATCGCCGCCGCCAAGGACCGCCCCCTCATCGTCGTCGTCAACGACAACGAGCGATCCTACGCGCCCACCATCGGCGGCCTCGCCGGGCACCTCTCCACCCTGCGCACCACCGACGGCTACGAGCGGTTCCTCGAGTGGGGCAAGGACGTCCTGCGCCACACGCCCGTCATCGGACCGCCGCTGTACGGGTCGCTGCACGGCGCCAAGAAGGGCTTCAAGGACTTCATCGCCCCCCAGGGCATGTTCGAGGACCTGGGACTGAAGTACGTCGGCCCGGTCGACGGGCACGACATCGCCGCCGTCGAGGCCGCCCTGCGCAGCGCCAAGCGCTTCCACGGCCCCGTCCTCGTCCACTGCCTGACCCAGAAGGGCCACGGCTACGGGCCGGCCCTGGAGGACGAGGCCGACCACTTCCACGCTGTCGGCGCCATGGACCCGCTCACCTGCGAGCCGCTCACACCCGCCGCCGGCCCGTCCTGGACGTCCGTGTTCGGCGAGGCCATCGCCGAGATCGGGGCCGAGCGGCCGGACGTCGTCGCCCTCACCGCCGCGATGCTGCACCCCGTCGGGCTGACCCGGTTCGCCGAGCGGTTCCCCGACCGGGTGTGGGACGTCGGCATCGCCGAGCAGCACGCGGCCGTCTGCGCGGCCGGACTCGCCACCGGAGGGCTGCACCCGGTCGTCGCCGTCTACGCCACCTTCCTCAACCGGGCCTTCGACCAGCTCCTGATGGACGTGGCCCTCCACCGGTGCGGCGTCACCTTCGTCCTGGACCGCGCCGGTGTCACCGGCACGGACGGCCCCTCGCACAACGGCATGTGGGACCTGTCCGTCCTCCAGGCCGTCCCCGGGCTGCGGATCGCCGCCCCGCGCGACCCCGCCCAGTTGCGCTCCCAGCTGCGCGAGGCGGTCGACGTACGCGACGCGCCGACCCTGGTCCGGTTCCCCAAGGAGCAGGCGGGACCCGCCGTGCCCGCCGTCGGCCGCGTCGGCGGCATGGACGTGCTGCGCCGCCCGGACGGGCGTCCCGAGGTGCTGCTGGTCGCCGTCGGTGTCATGGCGGCCGTCTGCCTCGGGGCCGCCGAACTGCTCGCGGAACGCGGCATCGGCTGCACCGTCGTCGACCCGCGGTGGGTCAAGCCCGTCGACGAGCGGCTCGCCCCGCTCGCCGCCACGCACCGGCTGGTCGCCGTCGTCGAGGACAACGTCCGCAGCGGCGGCGTCGGCTGGGCGGTCGGCCAGGCGCTGCGGGACGCCGGCACCGACGTACCCCTGCGCACCTTCGGCATCCCGGAACAGTTCCTCGCCCACGCCAAGCGCGGCGAAGTGCTGGCCGACATCGGACTCACCCCGGTGGAGATCGCGGGGCGGATCAGCGCAGCCCTGGCAGGCAAGGAGAACGACGCATGA
- a CDS encoding 1-hydroxy-2-methyl-2-butenyl 4-diphosphate reductase, with the protein MAAGPGPSGSAHPPGPAPAAPPLLIACALGIEQLALRSGRRRHAGVASGPVTVLRTGMGPENAQRAVARALEGGELRGAAVVASGFCAGLEPGMHPGDLVVADETRGPGGSTPCTDTELLVKALERAVPGRTVHTGPLVGSDHVVRGQERSQLRGTGAVAVDMESAATLRSALSTGVRSRPVAAVRVVVDAPEHELVRIGTVRGGISAFRVLRSVLPAFFEWHRSLLLPRR; encoded by the coding sequence ATGGCGGCAGGACCGGGGCCCTCCGGTTCCGCGCACCCGCCCGGGCCGGCTCCCGCCGCGCCACCGCTGCTGATCGCCTGCGCGCTCGGCATCGAACAGCTCGCCCTGCGCAGCGGACGCCGCCGCCACGCCGGCGTGGCATCCGGCCCGGTGACGGTGCTGCGTACGGGCATGGGGCCGGAGAACGCCCAGCGGGCCGTCGCCCGGGCGCTGGAGGGCGGCGAGCTGCGCGGCGCCGCGGTCGTGGCGTCCGGCTTCTGCGCCGGCCTGGAGCCGGGTATGCACCCGGGCGACCTGGTGGTGGCCGACGAGACCCGGGGCCCCGGTGGCTCCACCCCCTGCACGGACACGGAACTGCTGGTCAAGGCGCTGGAGCGGGCCGTTCCCGGGCGCACGGTGCACACCGGCCCGCTGGTGGGCTCCGACCACGTCGTACGGGGCCAGGAGCGGTCCCAGCTGCGCGGCACGGGTGCCGTCGCGGTCGACATGGAGTCCGCGGCCACCCTGCGCAGCGCGCTGAGCACCGGCGTCCGGTCGCGTCCGGTTGCGGCCGTCCGGGTGGTCGTGGACGCTCCAGAGCATGAGCTGGTCCGGATTGGAACGGTACGCGGGGGAATATCAGCCTTCCGTGTTCTTCGTTCTGTATTGCCAGCTTTCTTTGAATGGCACCGTTCTTTGCTGCTCCCCAGGAGGTGA
- a CDS encoding M23 family metallopeptidase: MPAKGKHRRPKSSTITRGFVAAGTGGAAFALPLFGATGAHAAEQAAPAAAPQAVTAEAAQAAPQKAAPRTYTVVSGDHLSKIAHNKNVKGGWKKLYQDNRQVIGEDPSLIIPGMELTLGAKSKAAPAKAAPAKPKADDRDESRASRSAAKSEAPAQSAPKTSGSGFTAPVDAGVSTSYRASGSSWSSGYHTGVDFSASSGTTVKAVGAGTVVSAGWSGAYGNEVVIKHADGNYSQYAHLSSLSVSSGQSVSGGQQIGLSGSTGNSTGPHLHFEIRTSPNYGSDIDPLAYLRQHGVSL; the protein is encoded by the coding sequence ATGCCCGCGAAGGGTAAGCACCGCCGTCCCAAGTCCAGCACCATCACGCGTGGTTTCGTCGCCGCCGGTACGGGTGGCGCGGCCTTCGCGCTCCCGCTCTTCGGGGCCACCGGCGCGCACGCCGCCGAGCAGGCCGCCCCCGCCGCCGCGCCGCAGGCCGTGACCGCCGAAGCCGCCCAGGCCGCCCCGCAGAAGGCCGCGCCGCGCACCTACACGGTCGTCTCCGGCGACCACCTCTCCAAGATCGCCCACAACAAGAACGTCAAGGGCGGCTGGAAGAAGCTGTACCAGGACAACCGCCAGGTCATCGGCGAGGACCCGTCCCTGATCATCCCGGGCATGGAGCTCACCCTCGGCGCCAAGTCGAAGGCCGCCCCCGCGAAGGCCGCCCCGGCCAAGCCCAAGGCGGACGACCGCGACGAGAGCCGCGCCTCGCGCTCCGCCGCCAAGTCCGAGGCCCCGGCCCAGTCCGCCCCGAAGACCAGCGGCTCCGGCTTCACCGCCCCGGTCGACGCCGGCGTCAGCACCTCCTACCGCGCCTCCGGCTCCAGCTGGTCCTCCGGCTACCACACCGGTGTCGACTTCTCGGCCTCCTCCGGCACGACCGTCAAGGCCGTCGGCGCGGGCACCGTCGTCTCGGCCGGCTGGAGCGGCGCCTACGGCAACGAGGTCGTCATCAAGCACGCCGACGGCAACTACTCGCAGTACGCCCACCTCTCCTCGCTGTCCGTCTCCTCCGGCCAGTCGGTGAGCGGCGGCCAGCAGATCGGCCTGTCCGGTTCCACCGGCAACTCCACCGGCCCGCACCTGCACTTCGAGATCCGGACCAGCCCCAACTACGGCTCGGACATCGACCCGCTTGCGTACCTGCGCCAGCACGGCGTCTCGCTCTGA
- the ispG gene encoding flavodoxin-dependent (E)-4-hydroxy-3-methylbut-2-enyl-diphosphate synthase, whose product MPEPVGLGLPTPPPRPLAERRAARRIRVGSVAVGGDAPVSVQSMTTTRTSDIGATLQQIAELTASGCQIVRVACPAQDDADALPVIARKSRIPVIADIHFQPKYVFAAIDAGCAAVRVNPGNIKQFDDKVKEIAKAARDAGTPIRIGVNAGSLDRRLLEKYGRATPEALVESALWEASLFEEHGFRDIKISVKHNDPVVMIEAYRRLAAACDYPLHLGVTEAGPAFQGTIKSAVAFGALLSEGIGDTIRVSLSAPPAEEVKVGIQILESLNLRRRRLEIVSCPSCGRAQVDVYKLADQVSAGLEGMEVPLRVAVMGCVVNGPGEAREADLGVASGNGKGQIFVKGEVIKTVPESKIVETLIEEALKIAEQMEKDGVTSGEPAVTVS is encoded by the coding sequence ATGCCGGAGCCCGTGGGCCTCGGGCTGCCCACGCCGCCGCCCCGGCCACTCGCCGAGCGCCGCGCCGCACGGCGGATCCGGGTCGGCTCGGTGGCCGTGGGCGGCGACGCGCCCGTGTCGGTGCAGTCGATGACGACGACGCGCACCTCCGACATCGGTGCCACGCTCCAGCAGATCGCCGAGCTGACCGCGTCCGGCTGCCAGATCGTCCGCGTCGCCTGCCCAGCGCAGGACGACGCGGACGCGCTGCCGGTCATCGCCCGCAAGTCGCGGATCCCGGTCATCGCCGACATCCACTTCCAGCCGAAGTACGTCTTCGCCGCCATCGACGCGGGCTGCGCTGCCGTCCGGGTCAACCCGGGCAACATCAAGCAGTTCGACGACAAGGTCAAGGAGATCGCCAAGGCGGCGCGGGACGCGGGCACCCCGATCCGCATCGGCGTCAACGCGGGCTCCCTGGACCGCCGCCTGCTGGAGAAGTACGGCAGGGCCACCCCGGAGGCGCTCGTCGAGTCGGCCCTCTGGGAGGCGTCCCTGTTCGAGGAGCACGGCTTCCGCGACATCAAGATCTCGGTCAAGCACAACGACCCGGTGGTGATGATCGAGGCCTACCGCCGGCTGGCGGCGGCGTGTGACTATCCGCTGCACCTCGGCGTCACTGAGGCCGGCCCGGCGTTCCAGGGCACCATCAAGTCGGCCGTCGCCTTCGGCGCCCTGCTGTCCGAGGGCATCGGCGACACCATCCGCGTCTCCCTGTCGGCCCCGCCGGCCGAGGAGGTCAAGGTCGGCATCCAGATCCTCGAATCCCTCAACCTCCGCCGGCGCCGACTGGAGATCGTGTCCTGCCCGTCGTGCGGGCGTGCCCAGGTCGACGTCTACAAGCTGGCCGACCAGGTCAGCGCGGGCCTGGAGGGCATGGAGGTCCCGCTGCGCGTCGCGGTCATGGGCTGCGTCGTCAACGGCCCGGGCGAGGCCCGTGAGGCCGACCTCGGTGTCGCCTCGGGCAACGGCAAGGGGCAGATCTTCGTGAAGGGCGAGGTCATCAAGACCGTCCCCGAGTCCAAGATCGTCGAGACGCTGATCGAAGAGGCGCTGAAGATCGCCGAGCAGATGGAGAAGGACGGCGTGACCTCCGGCGAACCCGCCGTCACCGTCAGCTGA
- a CDS encoding XRE family transcriptional regulator, whose protein sequence is MNTSPAPSPDSGSPDPGSPYPGSPDASSPAEENEGGGALPDVAPQLRALRRRRGLTLEAAARRAGLSPAHLSRLETGRRQPSLPMLLGLARTYGATVSELLGEVPPERDPIVRGGRAEPAEADGWIYHQAGGPGRAMQALRVRVPYAAPGDLVRVHPGEEWLYVLDGRVRLALGEAVHVLDPGDSAHFDSLTPHRIAAATRAGAELLFVHTLMQSAAADLCLGTDAHRR, encoded by the coding sequence ATGAACACCTCTCCCGCACCCTCGCCGGACTCCGGGTCGCCGGACCCCGGGTCGCCGTACCCCGGGTCGCCGGACGCCTCATCGCCGGCGGAGGAGAACGAAGGCGGCGGCGCGCTGCCGGACGTCGCGCCGCAGCTGCGGGCGTTGCGCAGGCGCCGGGGGCTGACCCTGGAGGCCGCCGCGCGGCGCGCCGGGCTCTCCCCGGCCCACCTGTCCCGCCTGGAGACCGGCCGCCGCCAGCCCTCGCTGCCGATGCTGCTCGGGCTGGCCCGTACCTACGGCGCGACCGTGTCCGAGCTGCTCGGCGAGGTGCCGCCCGAGCGCGACCCCATCGTCCGGGGCGGCCGGGCCGAGCCCGCCGAGGCGGACGGCTGGATCTACCACCAGGCCGGCGGCCCCGGGCGGGCGATGCAGGCGCTGCGCGTCCGCGTGCCGTATGCGGCGCCGGGCGACCTCGTGCGCGTACACCCGGGGGAGGAGTGGCTGTACGTCCTCGACGGCCGGGTGCGGCTGGCCCTCGGTGAGGCGGTGCACGTGCTCGACCCCGGGGACAGTGCCCACTTCGACTCGCTGACCCCGCACCGGATCGCCGCGGCGACCCGGGCCGGGGCCGAGCTGCTGTTCGTCCACACCCTTATGCAGAGCGCCGCGGCGGACCTGTGCCTCGGCACGGACGCCCACCGCCGCTGA
- the hpnH gene encoding adenosyl-hopene transferase HpnH yields the protein MAMPLRQTIRVGTYLFQQKMRKREKFPLIVELEPLYACNLACEGCGKIQHPAGVLKQRMPVAQAVGAVLESGAPMVSIAGGEPLMHPQIDEIVRQLVSHRKYVFLCTNALLLRKKIEKFTPSPFFAFAVHIDGLRERHDESVAKEGVFDEAVEAIKEAKRRGFRVTTNSTFFNTDTPQTVIEVLNYLNDDLKVDEMMISPAYAYEKAPDQEHFLGVEQTRELFRKSFAGGNRRRWRLNHSPLFLDFLEGKADFPCTAWAIPNYSLFGWQRPCYLMSDGYVPTYRELVEETDWDKYGRGKDPRCANCMAHCGYEPTAVLATMGSLKESLRAARETVSGSRG from the coding sequence ATGGCCATGCCGCTTCGCCAGACCATCCGGGTAGGGACGTATCTCTTCCAACAGAAGATGCGCAAGCGTGAGAAGTTCCCGCTCATCGTCGAACTGGAGCCGCTCTACGCCTGCAACCTCGCGTGCGAGGGCTGCGGCAAGATCCAGCACCCGGCGGGCGTGCTGAAGCAGCGCATGCCGGTCGCCCAGGCGGTCGGAGCGGTCCTCGAGTCCGGCGCGCCGATGGTATCCATCGCGGGCGGCGAGCCCCTGATGCACCCCCAGATCGACGAGATCGTGCGCCAGCTCGTGTCCCACAGGAAATACGTCTTCCTGTGCACCAACGCCCTGCTGCTGCGCAAGAAGATCGAGAAGTTCACCCCGTCGCCCTTCTTCGCCTTCGCCGTGCACATCGACGGCCTGCGCGAGCGGCACGACGAGTCGGTCGCCAAGGAGGGCGTGTTCGACGAGGCGGTGGAGGCCATCAAGGAGGCCAAGCGGCGCGGCTTCCGGGTCACCACCAACTCCACCTTCTTCAACACCGACACCCCGCAGACCGTCATCGAGGTGCTCAACTACCTCAACGACGACCTCAAGGTCGACGAGATGATGATCTCGCCCGCCTACGCCTACGAGAAGGCGCCGGACCAGGAGCACTTCCTGGGCGTCGAGCAGACCCGTGAACTGTTCCGGAAGTCCTTCGCGGGCGGCAACCGGCGGCGCTGGCGCCTCAACCACTCCCCGCTCTTCCTCGACTTCCTGGAGGGCAAGGCCGACTTCCCCTGCACCGCCTGGGCGATCCCCAACTACTCGCTCTTCGGCTGGCAGCGGCCCTGCTACCTGATGTCCGACGGGTACGTCCCGACGTACCGGGAGCTCGTCGAGGAGACCGACTGGGACAAGTACGGCCGGGGCAAGGACCCGCGCTGCGCCAACTGCATGGCGCACTGCGGCTACGAGCCGACCGCCGTCCTCGCCACCATGGGCTCGCTCAAGGAGTCCCTGCGCGCCGCCCGCGAAACGGTCTCCGGAAGCCGGGGGTGA
- a CDS encoding aspartate aminotransferase family protein, translating to MSKKFDLAALLAERGTEGYELHARHLNPQLPRMLQTIGFDNTYERAEGAYFWDTEDNDYLDMLAGFGVMGLGRHHPVVRKALHDVLDAELADLTRFDCPPLPGLLAERLLARSPHLDRAFFSNSGTEAVETALKFARCATGRPRVLYCSHAFHGLTTGSLSVNGESCFRDGFDPLLPDTAIELGDLDALERELKRGDVAAFIVEPIQGKGVHETPPGFLRAAQDLLHRHKALLIADEVQTGLGRTGAFYGYQHEDGVEPDLVCVAKALSGGYVPVGATLGKDWIFRRVYSSLDRTLIHSASFGSNAQAMAAGLAVLSVMDDEEIVANARRTGEQLKSRLAALVDRYEMLHEVRGRGLMIGIEFGRPSSLGLRGRWTMLQAARKGLFAQMVVVPLLQRHRILTQVSGDRLEVIKLIPPLIIGEREVDRFVAAFTTVMDEAHSGGGLMWDFGKTLVKQAVANR from the coding sequence ATGAGCAAGAAGTTCGATCTGGCCGCACTGCTCGCCGAGCGCGGCACCGAGGGCTACGAGCTGCACGCCCGCCACCTCAATCCGCAGCTGCCGCGGATGCTCCAGACGATCGGCTTCGACAACACCTACGAACGCGCCGAAGGCGCCTACTTCTGGGACACCGAGGACAACGACTACCTCGACATGCTCGCCGGCTTCGGCGTCATGGGCCTCGGCCGCCACCACCCCGTCGTACGCAAGGCCCTCCACGACGTCCTCGACGCGGAGCTCGCCGACCTCACCCGCTTCGACTGCCCGCCCCTGCCCGGACTGCTCGCCGAGCGGCTCCTCGCCCGCTCGCCGCACCTGGACCGGGCCTTCTTCTCCAACAGCGGCACGGAGGCGGTGGAGACCGCGCTGAAGTTCGCCCGGTGCGCCACCGGCAGGCCCCGCGTCCTGTACTGCTCGCACGCCTTCCACGGACTGACCACCGGCTCCCTCTCGGTCAACGGTGAGAGCTGCTTCCGCGACGGCTTCGACCCGCTGCTGCCCGACACCGCCATCGAGCTGGGCGACCTGGACGCGCTGGAGCGGGAGCTGAAGCGCGGCGACGTGGCCGCGTTCATCGTCGAGCCCATCCAGGGCAAGGGCGTGCACGAGACCCCTCCCGGGTTCCTGCGCGCCGCGCAGGACCTGCTCCACCGGCACAAGGCGCTGCTCATCGCCGACGAGGTCCAGACCGGCCTCGGCCGGACCGGCGCCTTCTACGGCTACCAGCACGAGGACGGTGTGGAGCCGGACCTGGTGTGCGTCGCCAAGGCCCTGTCGGGCGGCTACGTGCCGGTCGGCGCCACGCTGGGCAAGGACTGGATCTTCAGACGCGTCTACTCGTCGCTCGACCGGACGCTCATCCACTCGGCCAGCTTCGGCTCCAACGCCCAGGCCATGGCGGCGGGGCTCGCGGTCCTGTCCGTGATGGACGACGAGGAGATCGTGGCCAACGCCCGGCGGACCGGTGAGCAGCTGAAGTCCCGGCTCGCCGCGCTGGTCGACCGCTACGAGATGCTGCACGAGGTGCGGGGCCGAGGCCTGATGATCGGCATCGAGTTCGGCCGCCCGTCCTCGCTCGGCCTGCGCGGCCGGTGGACCATGCTCCAGGCGGCCCGCAAGGGGCTCTTCGCCCAGATGGTCGTGGTCCCGCTGCTGCAACGGCACCGCATCCTCACCCAGGTCTCGGGCGACCGCCTGGAGGTCATCAAGCTGATCCCGCCGCTGATCATCGGCGAGCGGGAGGTGGACCGTTTCGTGGCGGCGTTCACCACCGTCATGGACGAGGCGCACAGCGGCGGCGGCCTGATGTGGGACTTCGGCAAGACGCTGGTCAAGCAGGCGGTCGCCAACCGCTGA
- a CDS encoding SGNH/GDSL hydrolase family protein has product MADDSTFRDRDVFGSYAAIGDSFTEGVGDPGPDGTFVGWADRLAVLLADRLPETEGFRYANLAVRGRLLDQIVAEQVPRARQLAPDLVTFCAGGNDIIRPGSDPDEVAERFERAVADLTSVVGTVLVTTGFDTRTVPVLRRLRGKIATYNGHVRAIADRYGCPVLDLWSLKTVQDRRAWDDDRLHLSPEGHTRVALRAGQVLGVDVPADPDQPWPPLPPRGPLELRRDDINWAREYLVPWIGRRLRGESSGDHVSAKRPDLLPL; this is encoded by the coding sequence GTGGCAGACGATTCGACATTCAGAGACCGTGACGTATTCGGGTCGTACGCGGCGATCGGTGACAGCTTCACCGAAGGCGTCGGAGACCCCGGCCCCGACGGAACGTTCGTCGGCTGGGCGGACCGTCTCGCGGTGCTGCTCGCGGACCGGCTGCCGGAGACCGAGGGATTCCGGTACGCCAATCTCGCCGTACGCGGACGCCTCCTCGACCAGATCGTGGCCGAACAGGTGCCGCGGGCCCGGCAACTCGCCCCGGACCTGGTGACCTTCTGCGCCGGCGGCAACGACATCATCCGCCCCGGCAGCGACCCCGACGAGGTCGCCGAACGCTTCGAGCGCGCCGTCGCCGACCTGACGTCCGTGGTCGGCACCGTCCTGGTCACGACCGGGTTCGACACCAGGACCGTGCCGGTGCTGCGCCGGCTCCGCGGCAAGATCGCCACGTACAACGGGCACGTGCGCGCGATCGCGGACCGGTACGGGTGCCCGGTGCTGGACCTGTGGTCCCTCAAGACCGTCCAGGACCGGCGCGCCTGGGACGACGACCGGCTGCACCTGTCTCCCGAGGGCCACACCCGGGTCGCGCTCCGGGCCGGCCAGGTCCTGGGCGTGGACGTCCCCGCCGACCCCGACCAGCCCTGGCCACCGCTGCCGCCGCGCGGCCCCCTCGAACTGCGCCGCGACGACATCAACTGGGCACGCGAGTACCTGGTCCCCTGGATCGGCCGCAGGCTGCGCGGCGAGTCGTCCGGCGACCACGTCTCCGCCAAGCGACCGGACCTGCTGCCCCTGTAA
- a CDS encoding tyrosine-protein phosphatase encodes MTQELPQVPSTEPELTGVRNFRDVGGLPTVDGRRVRHGILYRSGHLAHATGTDAAFLAGLGLHTIFDFRNAADQKLEGPDVELPGVRNVNIPLSDPADGAEFWTMVRDGDLDQLRSILADGKGAARMTASYRMIIKERTAEHSRVLHALAEDSVPALMHCAAGKDRAGLSIAVSLLAVGVERDAIEEDYLKSNDPHRRYKVRRSDTSPAAMSPQVMELLSPLFEARIDYLTAAFTTIEETWGSTERYLTEGLKISPETRERLRERLLDQG; translated from the coding sequence GTGACGCAGGAGCTGCCGCAGGTCCCGTCGACAGAGCCCGAGCTGACCGGGGTGCGCAACTTCCGTGACGTCGGCGGGCTTCCGACGGTGGACGGCCGGCGGGTGCGCCACGGGATCCTGTACCGCAGCGGCCACCTCGCGCACGCCACGGGCACGGACGCCGCCTTCCTCGCTGGTCTCGGTCTGCACACGATCTTCGACTTCCGCAACGCCGCCGACCAGAAGCTGGAAGGTCCGGACGTCGAGCTCCCGGGCGTACGGAACGTGAACATCCCGCTCTCCGACCCGGCCGACGGCGCGGAATTCTGGACCATGGTCCGGGACGGCGACCTCGACCAGCTGCGCTCCATCCTGGCGGACGGCAAGGGCGCGGCCCGGATGACGGCCTCGTACCGCATGATCATCAAGGAGCGCACCGCCGAGCACAGCCGGGTCCTCCACGCGCTCGCCGAGGACAGCGTCCCCGCCCTGATGCACTGCGCGGCGGGCAAGGACCGGGCCGGGCTCTCCATAGCGGTGTCCCTGCTCGCGGTCGGCGTCGAGCGCGACGCGATCGAGGAGGACTACCTCAAGTCCAACGACCCGCACCGCCGCTACAAGGTGCGCCGCAGCGACACCTCCCCCGCCGCGATGTCCCCCCAGGTCATGGAGCTGCTCAGCCCGCTCTTCGAGGCCCGCATCGACTACCTGACGGCGGCCTTCACCACGATCGAGGAGACCTGGGGCTCGACCGAGCGGTACCTGACCGAGGGCCTGAAAATCAGCCCCGAGACGCGCGAGCGGCTCCGCGAGCGGCTCCTCGACCAGGGCTGA